In a single window of the Cuculus canorus isolate bCucCan1 chromosome 25, bCucCan1.pri, whole genome shotgun sequence genome:
- the LOC104055563 gene encoding SKI/DACH domain-containing protein 1, which translates to MFLTCEGTFGIVPATMDYNGEARPGDFHAGYQEIEGINLGYLQINGTQMFALAQVLSDLFKDIPRTTISKKMETLKIKSRRCDLKELRTLKAINSVPTRAVKCSLISKADLEALCTSCKSLSPRRRKRKRKSKRREQLLLPDPGGLFPCPRPPLLPPCRAGGCCSPAAPARPKPRSAPAALLPQPFHRAFSPFQKPPRGRKACELEARGEFFAGVLAGYHPRDLALLHPAAAHPAAHPASLAQPGRRKRGPCCAKGLFPVEKGPVPPRKSRSSGFPCSKRQGTSAGYSSDSDSSLDFGGSSPATSSDSSEEEEEEEEEEEEGDSSCSSEEGSSSESESSSLCSGDSVQSTRYRQAALPRFQPQPPRDPLGEERPSEPPPSLGKALRPDPNLLFLSQHLWARTLRASTLESLSSAPSLGSGAPELPELYAKQEASPSSSSSSSSCSPPPSPSSTPGGEPPQKQGGFGDAEPCAKGKDLHKDAPNNRVSLGPSDQAERQNGAFTGRGPSQEPAPGSAPQVPAQELAGSPSPAPPGEEEEEEEEEEEGEPRREHFDRLIRQSKLWCYAKGFNLDGKSLRHGGRTEPCKAAELKPSGSKRAESPSTLSNKALKGNGSERNAKRRRLARGAEAERQQSSSKGRPQKTQRRNAKKGNTHCKRLGSAGPTPPRNSFSLMGNFPCIPSLVVGEDGDLCPASSLGVKNSWALSKTHPLWSWHLGGNAIPVPPSLKFRGYSLEDL; encoded by the coding sequence ATGTTCCTGACCTGCGAAGGGACCTTCGGAATTGTTCCAGCCACCATGGATTACAATGGGGAAGCCAGGCCGGGGGATTTTCATGCTGGCTATCAAGAAATCGAAGGGATAAACTTGGGATACTTACAGATCAACGGCACCCAGATGTTTGCTTTGGCCCAGGTCCTCAGCGACCTGTTTAAGGATATCCCCAGGACCACCATCAGCAAAAAGATggaaaccttaaagatcaagAGCCGACGCTGCGATCTCAAAGAGCTCCGGACCCTCAAAGCCATCAACTCGGTGCCCACCCGCGCGGTGAAATGCTCCCTCATCTCCAAAGCAGACCTGGAGGCTCTCTGCACCTCCTGCAAGAGCCTCAGCCCCcgcaggaggaagaggaaaaggaaaagcaagaggagggagcagctgctgctgccggACCCGGGGGGGCTCTTCCCCTGCCCCCGGCCCCCGCTGCTGCCGCCCTGCCGAGCCGGCGGCTGCTGCTCCCCCGCGGCCCCCGCCCGCCCCAAGCCGCGCTCGGCACCGGCCGCTCTGCTGCCGCAGCCCTTCCACAGGGCCTTCTCCCCCTTCCAGAAGCCCCCCCGGGGCAGGAAGGCTTGCGAGCTGGAGGCTCGAGGGGAGTTTTTCGCCGGGGTCCTGGCCGGGTATCACCCCCGCGACCTGGCGCTCCTGCATCCCGCGGCCGCGCATCCCGCCGCGCATCCCGCCTCGCTCGCCCAGCCCGGGCGGCGCAAGAGGGGTCCCTGCTGTGCCAAGGGGCTCTTCCCGGTGGAGAAAGGACCCGTGCCTCCCAGGAAAAGCCGTTCCTCCGGTTTTCCCTGTTCCAAGCGGCAGGGCACCTCCGCCGGCTACTCCAGCGACTCGGATTCCAGCCTGGACTTCGGCGGGTCCAGCCCTGCCACCTCCAGCGACTCgtcggaggaggaggaggaggaagaggaggaggaggaggaaggggacaGCTCGTGTAGCAGCGAGGAAGGCAGCTCCTCGGAGTCGGAGAGCAGCTCGCTGTGCAGCGGGGACTCGGTGCAGAGCACCCGGTACAGGCAGGCGGCTCTGCCCCGCTTCCAGCCGCagcccccccgggaccccctcGGCGAGGAGCGCCCCTCCGAGCCCCCCCCGAGCTTGGGCAAAGCCCTGCGCCCCGACCCcaacctcctcttcctctcgCAGCACCTCTGGGCCAGGACTTTGCGAGCATCAACTTTGGAAAGTTTGAGCTCGGCTCCATCCTTAGGCTCGGGGGCTCCGGAGCTGCCGGAGCTGTACGCAAAGCAGGAggcctccccttcctcctcctcctcctcctcctcctgctctccccctccctccccgaGCAGCACCCCTGGGGGGGAACCTCCACAAAAGCAGGGAGGCTTTGGGGACGCGGAGCCCTGCGCCAAAGGGAAGGATTTGCACAAAGATGCACCGAACAATAGAGTCTCGTTAGGCCCCAGTGACCAAGCGGAGAGGCAAAACGGAGCTTTTACCGGCCGAGGGCCTTCCCAAGAGCCGGCCCCGGGCTCAGCCCCGCAAGTCCCGGCTCAGGAGCTGGCGGGGAGCCCGAGCCCCGCTCCCcccggggaggaggaggaggaggaggaggaggaggaggagggggagcccCGGCGGGAGCACTTTGACCGGCTGATCCGGCAATCCAAGCTGTGGTGTTACGCCAAAGGGTTCAACCTGGATGGGAAAAGTTTGCGCCACGGAGGGAGGACGGAGCCCTGTAAAGCTGCAGAGCTCAAACCCTCCGGCTCCAAAAGAGCAGAGAGCCCCAGCACCTTGTCAAACAAAGCTTTGAAAGGCAATGGCTCGGAAAGGAATGCCAAGCGCAGACGCCTTGCCAGAGGCGCTGAGGCAGAAAGGCAACAGAGCTCCTCTAAAGGGAGGCCACAAAAGACTCAAAGGAGGAATGCCAAAAAGGGAAACACTCATTGCAAACGCCTCGGCAGCGCCGGGCCAACCCCGCCTCGGAATTCCTTCAGCCTCATGGGCAACTTCCCCTGTATTCCCTCCCTGGTCGTGGGGGAAGATGGGGATCTGtgtcctgcctcctccctggggGTCAAAAACTCCTGGGCTCTTTCCAAAACTCACCCTCTGTGGAGCTGGCACCTGGGGGGCAACGCTATCCCCGTGCCCCCCAGCCTCAAATTCCGGGGTTATAGCTTGGAAGATCTCTAA